Within the Butyrivibrio sp. AE3004 genome, the region TTATCATCCTCCGAATAACTAACCTCATGGTGGTCGGTAACAATAACCGTCATCCCAAGTTCTTTAGCATGAGCAATCTGGTCCAGAGCAGCTATTCCGTTGTCGCAGGTAATAATTGTCTGCTTACCATCCTCATGTGCCTTGTCAACAAGAGAAACGCTAAGCCCATAGCCATCCTGTATTCTATGTGGAAGTACAACATCCACACAGGCACCGCAAAGCTTTAATCCCGAGAGCAGAATATATGATGAACAAATACCATCAACATCATAGTCTCCTATTATCCTGATGGAGTCACCCGCTTTAATTCTCTCCTTCATTATCTCAGCAGCCTTATCTATGTCCTTAAGGAGATGGGGATCATGAAGATACTTCTCATCGCTACTTAGATACATATCTATATCATCATTCTCATCATCCCTGTACACTTCTCTGTTACGAAGAATTCTCGCTGTTATGGGAGAAATGCCATGCTTCTTAGCTATCTTTATAAAATCTGCGCTTTTTCTAGTTTCTAACCATTTTGCCATGTTAATCCTCATTGATAATTGGTATGATTTTTGCTTTGCGAAAGCCTTGTCCATTACGGAGTAATTTCTTATAAGATAAATAAGGGCTGCCGCAATCAGCGACAGCCCCACTCATCAAAATTATTTAGTAAACTTTTTCTTAAGATCAAGCCATATCGGTGATGCGATAAAGATTGATGAATATGTTCCTGCTACAACGCCGACCATAAGAGGAAGAGCGAAGAAGCGGATATCCGGCACACCGAAGATGAACAGTGAAAGAACCATGATGAAGGTTGTTATTGAAGTGAACAAGCTTCGTGTAATTGTCTGGCTTACGCTCTTATTAACAAGCTCTTCAAGCTGATCCTGACGATTCAGGAATACCTGATTCTCACGTATACGGTCGAATGTAACGATTGTATCGTTGATTGAATAACCGATTATTGTAAGAATTGCTGCGATGAATGTACCACCGACCTGAATTCTTGTAAGTGCATAACATGTAATAACAATAAGTGCATCATGTGCAAGAGCAATAATAGCAGCAGCACCAAACTTGATATCTCTGAATCTGATCCAGATGTATGCAAGCATAAGAACAAGTGCGATTATCATAGCTGATGTTGCATCCGCACGCATCTCGTTACTGATTGTTGAACTGATACTCTCAGCTGAAATGTTCTCAGCAGGTACAGAGTAATCTGTCTTAAACATGTTATCAACTGCTTCACGCTGATCAATTGTAAGTGTAGCTGTCTTGAAGATTACCTGGTTTGAACCTGCAACAGTCTGAACCTGAACTGAATCAACATTTGTAAGCTCTTTGATCTTAGGAACGATCTCGCTGTCAAGCTTCTCTGTTGTCCATGCCTCGTTAAAGGTTACGCTTGTTGATGTACCACCAACGAAATCAAGGCTGTAGTTGAATGCGCCTTCTCCGCGTCCGGCGTTAACACCCATAAAGATACATCCGACTACGATAATGGCAGCAGATATTCCGTAGAACATCTTTCTCTTTGTAGTAAAGTCTAAAAGCTTAACTTCTCTTGCTTTTCCATAGAACTTCTTATCTTCAAGTCCAAGTCCGTAGAAGATATTTGAAATCGCTCTTGTAACAAAAAGAGCTGTGAACATTGAAACAATGATACCAAGTGCAAGTGTTGAAGCAAATCCCTTAACAGTACCTGTTCCGCGAAGTCCAAGGATTGCAGCTGCAATAAGTGTTGTGATGTTACCGTCAAGGATAGCTGAAAGAGCTTTTCCGTAACCTGTCTTGATAGCAGCCTTAACATCCTTACCGCCTGTTATCTCTTCTCTGATACGGGCAAATACAAGCACGTTAGCATCTACC harbors:
- a CDS encoding protein translocase subunit SecDF — protein: MKRVKSVIALLVAILLLAGLGYTSVYGLGSEKSGSLKSINLGLDLAGGVSITYEVLGDGTPSAEDMADTIYKLQQRVDQYSTESQVYQEGSNRINIEIPGVTDANKILEELGQPGNLYFIAQTDSEGNENYTYNSGFTVDEEGNYVLNEDGKMGYVLNKTIEELEADGSIVLKGEDVAEAQAGYQNSGTANTQEVVVSLDFTDAGKQKFAEATKKAYANGESIGIYYDGEFISVPTVQAEITDGRAVITGEESFESASNLASMIRIGGLKLQLNELRSNVVGAQLGSDAIHTSMIAAIAGFIAIILFMIIFYKLLGIAASIALMFYCGLEILLLSAFEITLTLPGIAGIILSVGMAVDANVLVFARIREEITGGKDVKAAIKTGYGKALSAILDGNITTLIAAAILGLRGTGTVKGFASTLALGIIVSMFTALFVTRAISNIFYGLGLEDKKFYGKAREVKLLDFTTKRKMFYGISAAIIVVGCIFMGVNAGRGEGAFNYSLDFVGGTSTSVTFNEAWTTEKLDSEIVPKIKELTNVDSVQVQTVAGSNQVIFKTATLTIDQREAVDNMFKTDYSVPAENISAESISSTISNEMRADATSAMIIALVLMLAYIWIRFRDIKFGAAAIIALAHDALIVITCYALTRIQVGGTFIAAILTIIGYSINDTIVTFDRIRENQVFLNRQDQLEELVNKSVSQTITRSLFTSITTFIMVLSLFIFGVPDIRFFALPLMVGVVAGTYSSIFIASPIWLDLKKKFTK